The Blastopirellula sediminis sequence GGTTCGGCGGTCGTCGCCGTAGCGCTTTCACTCTGGTCGAGTTGTTGGTGGTCATCGCGATCATCGGCGTCTTGATCGCCTTGCTGCTGCCGGCCGTTCAACAGGCCCGCGAAGCGGCTCGTCGCATCAGCTGCACCAACAACTTGAAGCAGTTGGGCCTGGCGATGCATAACTATCACGACACCTATCAATCGCTGCCGGCCGGGCAGACGAACATGGGGCTGATGTCTTCGGACCCGATGAGCGGCGGCATGCAGGACAATCCGGCGGAATTCCCGCAGGGTGGGACCTGGTTCCAGGCGGTTCTGCCGTTCGTGGAACAAACGGCGATGGTCGATTTGATTCGAACCGAAATGATGACCATGCCGATGCGTCAGGTGAACGCGACGGTCCGCAACACGGTGGTTCCGGGATTCGTTTGTCCTTCCGATCCAAATGGCGGCAAGGTCGGCGCTTTCGGTTTCCAGGGAAATTATCTCGGTAGCTGCGACGTTCAAGTGCCGAACGCCGGTACCGTTCATGCGGCGAACCGGGTGGCCGGTCTGTTCTTCGTTCGCTCGCATATCAATTTCCGCGACATCGTTGACGGTACGACGAACACCGTAATGATGGGCGAATGCGTCCAAGGGGCTCCGGATGCGGCGGGGGCTTCGCAGTACGACGATATCGCCAGCTATTGGGACGGCGCCAATCTTCAGGCGGTCTTTACCGCCGCTCCGTGGTACGGCTTCAATAACTCCGTTCCGGACCTCGCTGGGCCGAATGGGTGTATCCCGCCGGGAAATCAAGTCGCCAAGAAACCTTGCAATCCCGGTCCGGGTTCGGCTTCGTGGTACCTGCTCCGCAGCTATCATCCGGGCGGCGTGATGGTAAACCGAGCTGACGCTTCGGTTTCGTTCCTCCCCAACACGATGGATGCGACGCTGTTTTCGAACTATATCAATCGAAACGACGGCAACGTGGTCGCCGCATTCTAGTTCCTGTTGGACGAGAAGCTCTTGTCCGCTGGATAAAACGAAATCGTCGCAGCGATCAGCCTGCGACGATTTAGGCGTTTCTCCCCACGGGGAAATTGCCAATGGCCTGGCGTGAATTGCTCGCTATTGGGGCGACATTCGCGCAATAACAATTGCAGGTTGCTTTAGGGGTACATCTAAAATGAAATTATATAAGACATACGTTGCGTTAGTACTGGTCGTCGCCTCTGTCGGCGCGATCGGCTGTTCTCGAGGTCCTGAGATGATTACCGTCGTCGGGACCGTGACGCTCGATGGCGATCCTTTGCAATCGGGTTCGGTAATCTTTTCGCCGAAGGCTGGCGCGGTTAATGATGCGACGTCCGGTCAAATTATTGACGGCAAGTACGAGTTGGACTGCGTGCCGGGCGAAAAGAACGTCATGGTGACGGGTACGACAGCGAGCAAAAAGATGGCGCCGTTTCGCTACCTTTCTCCTTCGGCGGAACTGACCGCCAGCGTTGAGAGCGGCTCCGAGCAGATGGAGTTGAATCTCGCCCTCTCCTCCAAGTCGACTCGCCGCGGTCGTTCGCGTTAAGCGTAGCGACGCTTTCAGTTGGTAGAATAAAAAAGGGAAGCGGCGAGTTTCGCCGCTTCCCTTTTTTCGTAGCGGCAATGATTACTCGCGGGTCGAGATGCAGGCGAGTCCCGTAAGTCCTGCCCATCCGGCCGCCAAGCAGAGAGCTCCGAGTCCGGAGAAGATCGCAAGCAGCGGTTGGTCGAAAACCGCGGAGGAGGCTAAGCCGAAGCAGTAGAAAATTACGCCCGCGGTGAAAGCGCCGCCGCTGATCCGCGAAACGAGTCGATTGCGCCCCGATGCGGCCGGAATCAAGCCGAGTGCAAGCATTGCGAACGACGCGTAGGTCAGGTTCCGCACTCCCAATTCGTAGTGCTGCCAACGCTGCTCGCTGTAATCGCGGTCGAGGTCGCTGATGACCAGTTTCTTCGGAGCGAGTACGTTTCCGTCTTCGTCCCTCTGTTCTGGAATTTCGACCGCTTTCGCAACCAACTCATCATCGAGTTTCGCTTTAACGCTCGGCTCAAAAACAAGTCCGACGAGTACCGCCGTCAGTCCGAAGAGGCTTCCGGCGATGAGATTGTACCGCAACATGCTTAGCCCTTAGTGAAGCTGGCCCTTGGTAAAGATGGATAGCGTAGAAGGGGCGTCTCTATTGTAAGTTGTTTGATGGATTTTGGTAGTACTGAATTGAACGTTTGCGATTAGATGTTGGGTGAGAGGGTTATACTGGATGTTATAAAATGTCGCGACAATTTAAGATTTGTCGCCTAACGTGTTTCGCCCGCTAAACGCTGCTGTGGGGCCAGTTTCTCGCGCTGGACGCCCTTTTTGCGGCCGTAGGCCGCGACGCAATTCCGCCCCAATTTCGCAGTTTTCTGAAGTACACTAGCGGGTAGCGGACGTTTCTGTCTCAGAGTCGACTATGCGGACTGCCTCCCGGTCGGTGTTCGTTCCTTTGTTGAACTGCGCGGCGAGGGACGTTCTAATGTTCGCTCCCCCAATTGCATTGCCCCCCGCTGGAGTTTCTCGTATGCACTTCCGGTACCTTCCGGCAGCCGCGCGACTGTTGGTTTTGGTCGTCGTCGCCGCGTTGTCGTTCGTCTCTTCGTCGCTGGCGCAAGGACGTGGTCGCCCACCGGCGCAGACTCCGCCGGAGCCGACGACCCTGGATCCGCGCTTGCTAAAGTTCCAGAAGGAGTTCGTCGAGAAGGCGGAAGACCTGGGAGACGAGTACGCTCGTAAACAGGAATGGGGTAAAGCGAAAGCGGTCTTCACCGAGATCCTGAAGCTGGCGCCGCAGTACAAAACGGCCCAGGACAAGATGGACGCGATCAATCGCAACTTGATTGGCTCGAATCGGAAGACCGTGACGATCGCGGCCAGCGGCGATTGGCGCGACACCGGCATTAACGTCAGCAAGGGGGCGCTCCTCAAGATTGCGGCCGAGGGAAAGTGGACCTTCGTTTTTGAGGGTGACGCTGACGGCATTGAGCCTCCGCGCGAACTGCGCGACATCAAGCTGGGAAGCCTGGTCGGGTATATCGCGATACCCGGCGATAAGAAGCCGCAACCGTTTATGATCGGCAAGTCGAAAGAGTTTAGCGCTCCGGCGACTGGACGTCTGTTCCTGAAGATGTTCGACATCGACAACTCGGATAA is a genomic window containing:
- a CDS encoding DUF1559 domain-containing protein, which produces MQISWFGGRRRSAFTLVELLVVIAIIGVLIALLLPAVQQAREAARRISCTNNLKQLGLAMHNYHDTYQSLPAGQTNMGLMSSDPMSGGMQDNPAEFPQGGTWFQAVLPFVEQTAMVDLIRTEMMTMPMRQVNATVRNTVVPGFVCPSDPNGGKVGAFGFQGNYLGSCDVQVPNAGTVHAANRVAGLFFVRSHINFRDIVDGTTNTVMMGECVQGAPDAAGASQYDDIASYWDGANLQAVFTAAPWYGFNNSVPDLAGPNGCIPPGNQVAKKPCNPGPGSASWYLLRSYHPGGVMVNRADASVSFLPNTMDATLFSNYINRNDGNVVAAF
- a CDS encoding DUF423 domain-containing protein, producing the protein MLRYNLIAGSLFGLTAVLVGLVFEPSVKAKLDDELVAKAVEIPEQRDEDGNVLAPKKLVISDLDRDYSEQRWQHYELGVRNLTYASFAMLALGLIPAASGRNRLVSRISGGAFTAGVIFYCFGLASSAVFDQPLLAIFSGLGALCLAAGWAGLTGLACISTRE